The genomic segment ACAGGTGACCTGCACCACGAGCTAGTTCGTACCCCAGGTTTACCCGACGCCCGCGATGGCTACCCATCGCGGGCGTTCGTCTTTTGCGCGGAAGAAGCCACCTCAAAGCTGCCTCCTCCCCCGCAACGACATCCTTCACATGAACGAAAGCCGAGGCATTATGAGCACCGCAGTCCCCGTGAAAGAGACAAAAGCCCAACGTTCCGAACGCCTGAAGAAGCAGCTGAACCCGTGGGAAGCCTTCGACGAAGTGCGCCAGTTTGCGCGCGACGGACGCGCCAGCGTCCTGCCCGAGTGGGCCGGGTTCTACTTCAAATGGTGGGGCGTTTACACCCAGGGCGACGGCGTGGGCGCCACCGGCGGCAAGGGCGGCGAGGGCCTGGCCAGCGAGTACTTCATGCTCCGCATCGGCATCCCCAACGGCATCCTGACCTCGCACCAGCTCCGCACCATCGGCGGCCTCACCCGCAAATACGCCCGCAACCTGGCCGACATCACCACCCGCCAGAACATCCAGCTCCACTGGCTGACGATCGAGTCGCTTCCCGAAGTAGTGGACACGCTGGCCTCCATCGGCCTCTCGCCCAAGGGAGCCTGCGGCGATGTTGTCCGCAATGTAACCGGCTGTCCTCTCGCCGGCCTGGCCCACGACGAGCTGATCGACGCCTCCCCTGTCGCACAGGAGATCGCCCACCTGCTCACGGCCAATCCCGACTTCGTCAACCTTCCGCGCAAATTCAAGATCTCCGCAACCGGCTGCCCTGACTGGTGCAACTATCCGGAGATCAATGACGTAGCCCTCACAGCCGTAGAGCGCGAGGGCGAAGTCGGCTACTCGCTTTGGGTGGGCGGCGGCCTATCCAAGGAACCCCACCTCGCCGTGAAGCTCGACGCATTCATCCTGCCGCACCAGGCTGTCCCCGTGGTCAAAGCGGTCGCCGAGATCTTCAAGGACCAGCAAGGGCTGCGCGAGAACCGCGACCGCGCCCGCCTCAAGTACCTGTTCCTGAAGGAAGGCTGGACCGCCGAAAGGTTCCTCGACGAACTCCAGAACCGCCTCGACTTCACCCTTCAGCCAGGCGCCGAGGACAGGGTTCCCGCCGGCACCCTGCGCGATCACGCCGGCGTTCATCCGCAAAAGCAAGCCGGCCTCTCCTATGTCGGCGCAAGCGTTCTCCGCGGCCGTTTGACGGGCGAACAGCTTGAGGCCGCCGCCGACCTCGCCGACCGTTTTGGCAGCGGCAACCTGCGTGCGACGATCTCGCAGAACCTGATCTTCGCTGATATTCCGAACAAAAACACCGCCGAACTCGTGCAGGAACTCGGCAAGATCGGCCTGCATGTCGACGGAACGCCGTTCTGGCGCGGCGCCATCGCCTGCACGGGCACGGAGTTCTGCAAGCTCGCAATCTCAGAAACCAAGGCGTTTACCCGCTGGGTAGTGGAAGAAATGGAAGAGCGACTACCCCAGTTCGACCAGGAACTGCGCCTGCACGTGACCGGCTGCCCCAACAGTTGCGGGCAGCACTGGATCGCCGACATCGGCATGGAAGGCAAGAAGATCAAGTACGAAGGCCAGATGATCGACGCCTTCTACTTCTGCGTCGGCGGCGGAGTGGGCCAGGACGCCGGCATTGCGCGGCCGGTCGGCTATCGCTGCCCCGCACCGCTGGTGCCTGAATCCATTGAACGCCTGCTGCGCCAGTACCTGGGAAGCCGAGATGGCGACACGGAGAATCTGCGTGCCTGGTTCCGCCGCCACTCCAATGACGAGTTGCGTGCCTACTTGGCCGGCGAGCCGCTTCCGGCAGTCGAGCGCGATCTGCCCACCGGCGCCGTACCGCACTCCGTCGCTGAATAACGCACCAAAGGAGACTGCATGAGCCTGTTGCCGATCTTCCTGAAACTCGAAGGGCGCCCCGTTCTCGTGGTCGGCGCGGGCGCTGTCGCGCTGGACAAGATCGGCAGCCTGCTCAAAGTGGGCGCAAGGCTGCGGGTCGTCGCGCCTGAGGCTCGTGCAGAGGTTCGCGCCCTGGCGAGTGACAGCGTAATCGAGTGGGTGCAGCGCGGGTTCGAGCCCGCCGATCTCGATGGCCACGAGCTCGTGATCGCAGCCACGGATCAGGCCGATGTAAACGCGGCCGTCTATCGCAATGCCGGTGAGCGCGGCATCTTCTGCAATAGCGTTGACGACATTCCCAACTGCGATTTCTTCTTCGGGTCAGTGGTCGCGCGCGGCGAATTGCAGATTGCCATCTCGACCGCCGGCGAAAGTCCCTCTCTGGCGCAGCGTCTGCGACGCGAAATTGATGCGCAACTGCCGCAGGACCTCGGCCCGTGGCTCGAACAGATCGGCGAACTGCGGCGCGAGATCCTTGCCACACATCCTCGAACTGAGGAACGGCGCCTGCTTCTGCACGAACTGGCGCACCGCCCGCTGTGCGATTCGCCTACATGCTCAACGCGACTCATGGCAAAGCCGGCCAAGGCGCCTTCTGATCAGGCTGCCCAGGTCTACCTTGTAGGTGCCGGGCCGGGCGATCCCGATCTGTTGACGGTGAGAGCCGTGCGCCTGGTCCAGTCGGCCGAGGTCGTGCTGCACGATGACCTCGTTCCTCAAGCCATTCTGGATCTCGCGCCTAACGCTGAAATAGTCAACGTGGGCAAGCGCTGCGGGGTCAAGCGCATCACTCAAGAGGAGATCAACGCGCTAATGATCGATTACGCGCGTGGCGGCCGCGTGGTGGTTCGCCTTAAGAGCGGCGACCCACTGATCTTTGGCCGTGCGGCGGAAGAGATGGACGCTCTGCGCGATGCACGTATCCGTTTCGAAGTAGTCCCGGGCATCACGTCGGCGCTCGCAGCCGCGGCGTCGATTCCTGCTTCGCTCACCGATCGTCATGCAGCGTCCAACGTGATCTTCTCGACCGGCCATCATGCGCAATCGCACAACGATGCCGCTCTGCCTTCCATCGAAGACGCAACCCGCGTGGTCTACATGCCCGGACGCGACCTGACTCTGCTTGCAGAGGAGTGGCTCACGGAGGGCCTTCCGGCCGATTTTCCCTGCGTGCTGGTTTCCCGGGCCGCTCAGCCTGATCAGCAGGTCTGGCACACGACCTTGTGGCATCTTGGCAGCGCACCGGCGATGCAGGCGCCGAGCCTGTTGCTCGCAGGATGGGCAGTGGGCAAGCTTCCGGCATCCGCGCTCAAAGGCACGATTGAAGACGCGCTGCCGGCCTGAGCAGCAAACCGACCTTTTATACTGGACCTTTGCAGAACAAGTGCTACGCCCTTGCGATCGCAGGCGCGTGCGCAAGGAGAGCGAGCATTGGCTCAGGCGGAGATCGGCATCATCGGCGGCAGCGGGCTCTATTCCATGCCCGGATTCACTAACATCCATGAGGAGCGCGTGGAAACGCCTTTCGGCGACCCGTCCGACGCGTTCGTTCTCGGCGAGCTCGAGGACCGCAAGGTTGCCTTCCTCGCCCGTCATGGCCGCGGGCATCGCATCCTGCCGTCGGAGCTCAACTTCCGCGCCAACATCTACGCCTTCAAGAAGCTTGGCGTAGAGCGCATCATCTCGGTTTCGGCCGTGGGCTCGCTGAAGGAAGAGCACAAGCCCACCGACTTCGTGATTCCCGATCAGTTCATCGACCGTACGTTCCATCGCATCTCCACGTTCTTCGGCGAAGGCATCGTTGGGCACGTTGCATTCGGCGATCCCGTCTGCGCAACGGTTGCGAACGCGGCGAACGAAGCATGTGCCAAGGCCGGCGTGGTGGGCAAACTCGGCGGCACCTACGTCTGCATGGAAGGCCCGCAGTTCTCGACGAAGGCGGAATCAAACCTCTACCGCAGTTGGGGCGCCGACGTGATCGGCATGACCAACCTGCAGGAGGCCAAGCTCGCGCGCGAGGCGGAGATCTGCTACGCGACCGTCGCGATGGTCACCGACTATGACTGCTGGCGCGAAGGACACGACGCGGTGACGATCGAGGAGATCGTCGCCGTGCTGCACAAGAACGCCGCCAATGCATGCGAAGTGGTAAAGCAGGCCGTGGCCGCAATGCCTGCGGAGCGCACGTGCGCGTGTGCCTCTGCGGCAAAATACGCAGTGCTAACGCAGCCCGACGCCATTCCCGCCGCAGCGAAGGAACGCCTCGGCCTGCTCTTCGGCAAATATCTCGGCTGGTAGTAGATATTCCATCTCCCGCTCATCGGCGAGTTGAACCGCATTGAATGACAATCGCATTGCGCGCCGCGAAGCCCTGGCTGTTCTGGCCTGCTGCGTGACTGCATCCGTGGTGGCCTGCGCGTGGAGCTGGCAACAGGATGCACTGCTGAACTATGGCGATGCCGAAGCTCACCTGCACATTGCGCGTCGCGTTCTCGATTCGCATCGTCCCGGGCTGACCCAATTGGGGTCGGTGTGGCTTCCCCTGCCGCACCTGTTGATGATTCCGTTCGTCGCATGCTTCGACTGGTGGCGAAACGGGCTTGCAGGACTGATCCCGTCGAGTCTCGTCTGGCTCGCATCGTGCTGGGGAATCTATAAGCTTGCACGCCGCTGGTTGCGCCCCGCACCGGCCGC from the Occallatibacter riparius genome contains:
- the cysG gene encoding siroheme synthase CysG, with translation MSLLPIFLKLEGRPVLVVGAGAVALDKIGSLLKVGARLRVVAPEARAEVRALASDSVIEWVQRGFEPADLDGHELVIAATDQADVNAAVYRNAGERGIFCNSVDDIPNCDFFFGSVVARGELQIAISTAGESPSLAQRLRREIDAQLPQDLGPWLEQIGELRREILATHPRTEERRLLLHELAHRPLCDSPTCSTRLMAKPAKAPSDQAAQVYLVGAGPGDPDLLTVRAVRLVQSAEVVLHDDLVPQAILDLAPNAEIVNVGKRCGVKRITQEEINALMIDYARGGRVVVRLKSGDPLIFGRAAEEMDALRDARIRFEVVPGITSALAAAASIPASLTDRHAASNVIFSTGHHAQSHNDAALPSIEDATRVVYMPGRDLTLLAEEWLTEGLPADFPCVLVSRAAQPDQQVWHTTLWHLGSAPAMQAPSLLLAGWAVGKLPASALKGTIEDALPA
- a CDS encoding nitrite/sulfite reductase translates to MSTAVPVKETKAQRSERLKKQLNPWEAFDEVRQFARDGRASVLPEWAGFYFKWWGVYTQGDGVGATGGKGGEGLASEYFMLRIGIPNGILTSHQLRTIGGLTRKYARNLADITTRQNIQLHWLTIESLPEVVDTLASIGLSPKGACGDVVRNVTGCPLAGLAHDELIDASPVAQEIAHLLTANPDFVNLPRKFKISATGCPDWCNYPEINDVALTAVEREGEVGYSLWVGGGLSKEPHLAVKLDAFILPHQAVPVVKAVAEIFKDQQGLRENRDRARLKYLFLKEGWTAERFLDELQNRLDFTLQPGAEDRVPAGTLRDHAGVHPQKQAGLSYVGASVLRGRLTGEQLEAAADLADRFGSGNLRATISQNLIFADIPNKNTAELVQELGKIGLHVDGTPFWRGAIACTGTEFCKLAISETKAFTRWVVEEMEERLPQFDQELRLHVTGCPNSCGQHWIADIGMEGKKIKYEGQMIDAFYFCVGGGVGQDAGIARPVGYRCPAPLVPESIERLLRQYLGSRDGDTENLRAWFRRHSNDELRAYLAGEPLPAVERDLPTGAVPHSVAE
- the mtnP gene encoding S-methyl-5'-thioadenosine phosphorylase: MAQAEIGIIGGSGLYSMPGFTNIHEERVETPFGDPSDAFVLGELEDRKVAFLARHGRGHRILPSELNFRANIYAFKKLGVERIISVSAVGSLKEEHKPTDFVIPDQFIDRTFHRISTFFGEGIVGHVAFGDPVCATVANAANEACAKAGVVGKLGGTYVCMEGPQFSTKAESNLYRSWGADVIGMTNLQEAKLAREAEICYATVAMVTDYDCWREGHDAVTIEEIVAVLHKNAANACEVVKQAVAAMPAERTCACASAAKYAVLTQPDAIPAAAKERLGLLFGKYLGW